DNA sequence from the Amycolatopsis sp. Hca4 genome:
GGGCCGTCCCGCCCGCGCTGCCCCCGTCGGTCAACGGCACCAACGGCAGCACCAACGGCTCGGCGAACGGCGCGGCCCGCCACGAGCTCGAACCCCGGTGGCCTGCCGAGGAGCCGGTGCCGGACCCGCCGACGCCGATCTTCGACCAGATGCTGTCCCACTGGTTCGCCGAAGCCCCGGCGAACCCGCCACCCCCGGCGGCCTCGGCAGGGCCGTCAGGGCCGGTGAGCCCGCCGCGGTTGGCCGGGTGGGCGACGCCGGCCGACCAGGTCCGCCAGGCCGCGGAAGCCGCGGTCGGCACCCTCGACGACGTCGAGTTCACCGACTCGGGCCTGCCGGCCAGGACGCCGGGCGCGCAGCTCGCGCCCGGCTCGGTCGCCCCGCGCCCGCCGCAGCAGGCGGACAACTCCTTCCGCGACCCGGCCGCGGTGCGGAACAACCTTTCCCGGCACTACAGCGGCATGCGCGCGGCCCGGCACCGGGTCGCCGGCGAGCCCGATGCGGAGCAGCGATGAGCACCCGGCAGGACGGAGCGGAAGTGGCCGAGCGGTCCCGGAACTGGCTGGTGTCGGCGTTCACCCAGGAGGTGCCCGGCGTCGCGCACGCCGCACTGGTCTCGGCGGACGGGCTGCTCGTGGCGGCCAACGAGACCCTGCCGCGCGACCGCGCCGACCAGCTCTCCGCCATCGCCTCCGGCCTCTCCAGCCTCGCGCTCGGCACGGCCGACCTGTTCACCGCGGGGCGGGTGGTGCAGTCGGTGATCGAGATGGAGCAGGGCTTCCTGCTGCTGATGAACGTCGGCGACGGCTCGAACCTG
Encoded proteins:
- a CDS encoding roadblock/LC7 domain-containing protein; protein product: MSTRQDGAEVAERSRNWLVSAFTQEVPGVAHAALVSADGLLVAANETLPRDRADQLSAIASGLSSLALGTADLFTAGRVVQSVIEMEQGFLLLMNVGDGSNLVVLANPGCDIGLVGYEMTLLVDRVGKVVETPARPAAAPGAAR